One Echinicola strongylocentroti DNA window includes the following coding sequences:
- the rnr gene encoding ribonuclease R, producing the protein MSKRPRKQRKGKGKPGTIDNAAQLAERILNFLDSHYGEEYSLKQIIRKLNIRDKITKGGVEPVLNKLVAAGSISRNPRNHFASTRTPDFIEGTVDFVNARFAFVVPDNKGKDEEDIMVKARDMKNALDDDKVRVMVNPSKHPGQKREGRVLEVVKRAREEFVGRVEISPRFAFVVSDFKKMHHDIFIHKSNLNGAQHNQKVVVKITEWREEDKNPTGKVTQVLGEAGEHEVEIHSIMAEFGLPFEYPEEIVEEAEAIPEKISKAEIKSRKDYREVTTFTIDPADAKDFDDAISYQRLPNGNIELGVHIADVTHYVKPNTNLEKEAYDRATSVYLVDRTIPMLPERLSNGLCSLRPNEDKLTFSCVFEMDEDGKVLKHWIGRTVIHSDRRFAYEEAQENIDQQEGDFYSELTLLNNLAKKVRKRRFQNGAINFETVEVKFKLDDRGTPLGLMVKERKDIHKMIEEYMLMANKAVAEFVFSKNKGEDTFVYRTHDHPDLERLETFANFAKKFGHEVSMTEETRVAATLNKLMGEIEGKPEQNLLEQLAIRSMAKARYTTEPKGHFGLAFKHYTHFTSPIRRYPDMMVHRLLQHYLDGGKSADKEAWEDKCIHSSEREKRAADAERASIKYKQVEFMSLAEDKAYEGIISGVTEWGIFVEITETKCEGMIRLQDLEDDYYEFDEKNMRLIGAKNKKMITLGDQVRVRVTNTDIDRRTIDLEFADDND; encoded by the coding sequence ATGAGCAAAAGACCAAGAAAACAACGAAAAGGCAAGGGCAAACCAGGCACAATCGACAATGCCGCCCAGCTGGCCGAGCGGATTCTCAATTTTTTGGATAGCCACTATGGTGAGGAATATTCGCTAAAGCAGATTATCAGAAAATTGAACATCAGGGACAAGATCACCAAAGGCGGTGTGGAGCCGGTATTGAACAAGCTGGTGGCGGCAGGCAGTATTTCGAGAAATCCCCGAAATCACTTTGCCTCTACCAGAACACCTGATTTTATCGAAGGGACAGTAGATTTCGTCAATGCACGGTTTGCATTTGTAGTGCCTGATAATAAGGGCAAGGATGAGGAAGATATCATGGTCAAGGCACGAGACATGAAAAATGCCCTTGATGACGACAAAGTCCGTGTCATGGTAAATCCATCCAAACATCCTGGCCAAAAACGAGAAGGCAGGGTGCTGGAAGTCGTCAAGCGAGCGCGAGAGGAATTTGTCGGCCGGGTGGAGATTTCCCCGCGATTTGCCTTTGTGGTGTCCGATTTCAAAAAGATGCACCATGACATTTTCATTCACAAGTCCAACCTGAATGGTGCCCAGCATAACCAAAAAGTAGTGGTCAAAATCACCGAATGGAGAGAGGAAGATAAAAACCCTACCGGAAAGGTGACCCAAGTACTTGGAGAAGCGGGTGAGCATGAAGTGGAAATTCACTCCATCATGGCAGAGTTTGGGCTACCATTCGAATACCCAGAAGAAATCGTGGAGGAGGCTGAGGCCATTCCCGAAAAGATCTCCAAAGCAGAAATCAAATCCAGAAAGGATTATAGGGAGGTGACCACCTTCACCATTGACCCGGCAGATGCCAAGGACTTTGACGATGCGATATCCTACCAGCGCCTGCCCAATGGAAATATCGAATTGGGCGTACACATCGCCGATGTGACCCATTATGTAAAACCCAATACCAACTTGGAGAAGGAGGCGTATGACCGAGCCACCTCGGTGTATTTGGTGGATCGCACCATTCCCATGCTGCCAGAGCGGCTTAGCAATGGCCTGTGCTCCCTGCGCCCCAATGAGGATAAGCTGACCTTTTCCTGTGTATTCGAGATGGATGAGGACGGAAAAGTGCTGAAGCATTGGATTGGCCGAACTGTTATCCATTCGGACAGAAGGTTTGCCTATGAAGAAGCCCAGGAGAATATTGATCAGCAGGAAGGAGATTTTTATTCCGAGCTTACTTTGCTAAACAACTTGGCCAAGAAAGTCAGAAAACGTCGTTTTCAAAATGGCGCCATTAACTTCGAAACCGTGGAGGTGAAGTTTAAGTTGGATGATAGAGGAACCCCCCTTGGCCTAATGGTGAAAGAGCGGAAGGACATCCACAAAATGATCGAGGAGTATATGCTGATGGCCAATAAGGCAGTGGCAGAATTTGTGTTTAGCAAAAACAAAGGGGAGGATACCTTTGTTTACAGAACACACGACCACCCAGACTTGGAACGCTTGGAGACTTTTGCGAACTTCGCCAAAAAATTTGGCCATGAGGTGTCCATGACGGAAGAGACTCGTGTCGCTGCCACCTTGAACAAGCTGATGGGAGAAATAGAGGGCAAGCCAGAGCAGAATCTGCTGGAACAGCTAGCGATCAGGAGTATGGCCAAAGCCCGCTACACCACAGAGCCAAAAGGGCACTTTGGACTGGCGTTTAAGCATTATACGCATTTTACCTCTCCGATCAGAAGGTATCCAGATATGATGGTGCATCGTCTGTTGCAGCATTATTTGGATGGAGGCAAATCAGCCGATAAGGAAGCTTGGGAGGATAAATGTATCCATTCCTCTGAACGTGAGAAGCGGGCCGCTGATGCAGAAAGGGCCTCCATTAAGTACAAACAGGTAGAGTTCATGTCCTTGGCCGAAGACAAAGCCTATGAGGGCATTATCTCCGGTGTGACGGAATGGGGGATTTTTGTGGAAATCACCGAAACCAAATGTGAGGGGATGATCAGGCTACAGGATTTGGAGGATGATTATTACGAGTTCGACGAGAAAAACATGCGCCTGATTGGAGCAAAAAATAAAAAGATGATCACACTGGGTGACCAGGTGAGGGTCCGTGTAACGAACACGGATATTGACAGAAGAACCATAGATTTGGAATTTGCAGATGACAACGACTAA
- a CDS encoding 3'-5' exonuclease, translating into MADFLSDLKDILFLDIETASFTERLDGLSPRLQQEWAKKAKQLSKEGDLSVEELYFEKAGIYAEFGKVVCVGVGYFLYDPEQDQLQFRTKYIAQEEEHDTLLELRKLLEKKHWTLCAHNGKEFDFPYLCRRMLINRVPLPEVLQMAGKKPWEIRHIDTLELWKFGDYKHYTRLELLAAIFDIPSSKDNIDGSEVNEVFYKQKDLKSIAIYCLKDVEVTARIYLAYQGLPGDMKINVIHAEEREA; encoded by the coding sequence ATGGCAGATTTTTTGAGTGACTTAAAGGACATCTTATTTTTGGACATTGAAACGGCTTCTTTCACGGAGCGGTTGGATGGGTTGTCACCAAGGCTGCAGCAAGAGTGGGCCAAGAAAGCCAAACAGCTGTCCAAAGAAGGAGATTTGTCAGTTGAGGAACTATATTTCGAAAAAGCAGGTATTTATGCTGAGTTTGGGAAGGTGGTCTGCGTAGGTGTTGGTTATTTCCTCTATGATCCCGAACAAGACCAGTTGCAGTTTCGTACTAAATACATAGCCCAAGAAGAGGAGCATGATACCTTGCTAGAACTGAGAAAACTCCTCGAGAAAAAACACTGGACCCTCTGTGCCCACAACGGTAAAGAGTTTGACTTTCCCTATCTTTGCAGGAGAATGCTGATCAATAGAGTGCCTCTACCTGAAGTGCTCCAAATGGCAGGGAAAAAGCCTTGGGAAATCCGGCATATTGATACACTGGAACTGTGGAAGTTTGGGGATTATAAGCATTACACCAGGTTAGAACTGCTGGCAGCTATCTTTGATATCCCTAGTTCTAAGGACAATATCGATGGCAGCGAGGTCAATGAAGTATTTTATAAACAGAAAGACCTGAAATCCATTGCTATTTATTGCCTAAAGGATGTAGAAGTGACGGCGAGAATCTATTTGGCCTATCAAGGGCTTCCAGGGGATATGAAGATCAATGTGATTCATGCAGAAGAAAGAGAAGCGTAA
- the lipB gene encoding lipoyl(octanoyl) transferase LipB: MNHIINKKVKFIDLGKKDYKETWDYQELLFAEIVAAKIENRKKGLEEQLSTSNYLLFVEHPHVYTIGKSGELTHLLLDEVQLAEKEATFYKINRGGDITYHGPGQLVGYPLLDLDNFFTDIHKYLRYLEEAIILTLAEYGIEAGRIEGLTGVWLDHKERINPRKICALGVKSSRWVTMHGFAFNVNADLSYFGNIVPCGIADKAVTSLHLELGRPVDENEVKAKVRQHLADLFEMEWED; encoded by the coding sequence GTGAATCATATTATTAATAAGAAAGTAAAATTCATCGATTTAGGCAAGAAGGACTATAAAGAGACCTGGGATTATCAGGAGTTGCTTTTTGCTGAGATCGTGGCCGCCAAGATCGAAAACAGAAAGAAAGGGCTTGAAGAACAATTATCCACCTCCAATTACCTGCTCTTCGTGGAGCACCCTCATGTTTATACAATAGGCAAGAGTGGTGAGCTGACCCATTTGCTTTTGGATGAAGTGCAGCTAGCTGAGAAGGAGGCTACGTTTTATAAGATCAACAGAGGAGGTGATATCACCTACCATGGCCCGGGGCAGTTGGTCGGCTATCCGCTGTTGGACCTGGATAATTTCTTCACGGATATCCATAAATACCTTCGCTACCTCGAGGAAGCGATCATCTTGACTTTAGCGGAATATGGCATAGAAGCGGGCAGGATCGAAGGACTCACGGGAGTCTGGCTGGACCATAAGGAGCGGATCAATCCCCGGAAAATCTGCGCCTTGGGCGTTAAATCCAGCAGGTGGGTGACCATGCACGGCTTTGCGTTTAATGTCAACGCTGACCTTTCCTATTTTGGCAATATCGTCCCTTGCGGTATCGCTGATAAGGCTGTGACGTCTTTGCACTTAGAGTTGGGAAGGCCTGTAGACGAGAATGAGGTAAAGGCGAAAGTGCGACAGCATCTGGCCGATTTGTTTGAGATGGAGTGGGAAGACTAA
- a CDS encoding YraN family protein yields the protein MAQHNTMGSDAEGFAADFLISKHYTLLEKNYRHKHAEIDLIMVHRGLLIFVEVKFRSGTGFGYAEEFVDYKKRQLIIRAADHYIHEKDWHKDIRFDIVGVYKDKEGTIRFKHFEDAFY from the coding sequence ATGGCACAGCACAATACAATGGGAAGCGATGCCGAAGGATTCGCTGCTGACTTTTTGATTTCCAAGCATTACACCCTTCTGGAAAAAAATTACCGCCACAAACACGCTGAAATCGACCTGATTATGGTGCATCGAGGATTATTAATATTCGTGGAAGTAAAGTTCCGTAGCGGAACGGGTTTTGGCTACGCCGAGGAATTTGTCGATTACAAAAAACGCCAACTAATCATCCGGGCTGCCGATCATTATATTCACGAAAAAGACTGGCACAAGGACATCCGCTTTGATATTGTCGGAGTCTACAAGGACAAGGAAGGCACAATCCGATTTAAGCACTTTGAGGACGCTTTCTACTAA
- a CDS encoding toxin-antitoxin system YwqK family antitoxin, translating to MKKSLIILLLLFNTSLVKAQSFDSLSRSVPADSSGVVESSLLPTTAPILLFDDEKRKEEKKKKRKKKKKNIYYGERTRRDFIRVNARGKTQYQLFHYTTRNKMVNPYVRDVYWLDTKDDVIRTKGFNPEEGYLLHGPYEKRIDDAVVEKGMFYFGTKHERWMTFDQKNILLNKGHYYEGWPKDSRVTYYNKGEQQIEQVIPVEYELEEGNFYHFYENGQLAVMGEYHYGEKVGIWTEYWNTDGGKTIRKREIQYQEQPFTKNFRPYIKAEWNADGQLIYEY from the coding sequence ATGAAAAAATCACTAATCATACTCCTTTTGTTGTTTAATACCAGTTTGGTAAAGGCGCAGAGTTTTGACTCCTTGTCCAGATCGGTACCGGCTGATTCCTCCGGTGTCGTAGAGAGCTCGCTATTGCCTACCACTGCGCCTATTCTTCTTTTTGACGATGAGAAGAGAAAAGAAGAAAAGAAAAAGAAGCGGAAAAAGAAGAAGAAAAACATTTACTATGGCGAGCGCACCCGTAGGGATTTTATCCGAGTGAATGCCAGGGGAAAGACCCAATATCAGCTATTCCACTATACTACCAGGAATAAAATGGTCAATCCCTATGTGCGGGATGTGTATTGGCTGGATACCAAAGATGATGTGATCAGGACCAAAGGGTTTAATCCCGAAGAAGGATACCTGCTGCATGGCCCTTATGAAAAGCGGATCGATGATGCTGTGGTGGAGAAGGGGATGTTTTACTTTGGCACCAAGCATGAGCGGTGGATGACCTTTGACCAAAAAAACATCCTGCTGAACAAGGGGCATTACTACGAAGGATGGCCGAAAGATTCCAGGGTGACGTATTATAATAAAGGTGAGCAGCAAATTGAGCAAGTCATTCCAGTAGAATATGAACTTGAAGAAGGGAATTTTTACCACTTCTATGAAAATGGCCAACTGGCTGTAATGGGGGAATACCATTATGGAGAAAAAGTCGGAATATGGACAGAATATTGGAATACTGATGGTGGAAAGACCATTCGCAAGCGGGAAATCCAATACCAAGAACAGCCTTTTACCAAGAATTTTAGGCCATATATCAAGGCGGAGTGGAATGCTGATGGTCAGCTGATCTATGAGTATTGA
- a CDS encoding pyridoxal phosphate-dependent aminotransferase produces the protein MSSILSDRINNMEESATLAMAKKARELKGQGIDIISLSLGEPDFKTPQHIQDAAKAAIDEGKYFSYSPVAGYQDLREAIAQKLQTQNKITEAKAENIVLSTGAKHSIANIFMCLLNEGDEVVIFSPYWVSYAEIIKLAGGVPVLIEGTLENNFKASADQLEEAITDKTKAVIYSSPCNPTGSVFSKEELEAIAEVIKKHKDIYIVADEIYELINYTGQHASIAALPGMFDRTITVNGFSKGYAMTGWRVGYICAPLFIAKACEKIQGQFTSGGTGIAQRAALAAITGDQSPSLEMEKAYKKRRELVLELLRDIPGIKTHVPEGAFYFFPDVTAFFGKSAGEIKIENADDFCLYILNTAHVSVVTGAAFGAPNCVRLSYAASEEELKEALKRIKDAVANLS, from the coding sequence ATGAGCAGTATTTTATCAGACCGTATTAACAATATGGAAGAGTCAGCTACGCTGGCGATGGCCAAAAAAGCAAGAGAGCTGAAAGGCCAGGGAATCGACATCATCAGTTTGAGTTTGGGAGAGCCTGATTTCAAGACTCCACAGCACATCCAGGATGCGGCCAAGGCTGCCATAGATGAGGGGAAATATTTCTCTTATTCTCCAGTAGCCGGCTACCAAGACCTAAGAGAGGCCATTGCCCAAAAGCTACAGACCCAAAATAAAATCACTGAGGCCAAAGCGGAAAATATCGTCCTTTCTACTGGCGCGAAACATTCCATCGCAAATATCTTCATGTGCCTGCTCAATGAAGGTGATGAAGTGGTGATCTTCTCTCCCTACTGGGTGAGCTACGCCGAAATCATCAAGCTGGCCGGCGGCGTGCCCGTACTGATCGAAGGTACCCTTGAGAACAACTTCAAGGCATCAGCTGATCAACTGGAAGAGGCCATCACAGATAAGACCAAAGCAGTCATCTATTCCTCTCCATGTAACCCAACAGGGTCTGTATTCAGCAAGGAAGAACTCGAAGCCATCGCTGAGGTAATCAAAAAACACAAGGACATCTATATCGTAGCTGATGAGATTTACGAACTGATCAATTATACCGGGCAGCATGCCAGCATCGCGGCACTTCCCGGGATGTTTGACAGAACCATCACGGTCAATGGTTTCTCTAAAGGATACGCCATGACCGGCTGGAGAGTGGGGTATATTTGCGCTCCGCTTTTCATTGCCAAAGCTTGTGAAAAAATCCAAGGACAATTCACTTCTGGTGGTACCGGCATCGCCCAGCGTGCTGCCTTGGCGGCCATCACAGGCGACCAGTCGCCTTCATTGGAAATGGAAAAAGCCTATAAGAAAAGAAGAGAGCTTGTGTTGGAATTGCTCAGAGACATTCCCGGTATCAAGACGCACGTGCCTGAAGGAGCGTTCTACTTCTTCCCTGACGTGACCGCCTTCTTTGGCAAGTCTGCCGGTGAGATCAAGATCGAAAATGCAGATGACTTCTGTCTTTATATCCTGAACACGGCCCACGTTTCTGTAGTGACAGGCGCTGCTTTTGGCGCACCTAACTGCGTGAGACTTTCTTACGCTGCTTCAGAAGAGGAGCTTAAAGAAGCCCTGAAACGTATCAAAGATGCCGTAGCTAATCTTAGCTAG
- a CDS encoding glycosyltransferase, whose amino-acid sequence MAKALVITPVKNSIETTLETAEAIKASSVPVIHKIFNDFSTAETKAALDKNAPKIGYELVHLEEVTDTPSPNYKLVLQMAQKEAVKKQLPLLVIESDVTVQKDTIEKMLQFLQDHQNAGLIGAITVGYDQKVNFPYLKFKDVTETVIDTKRSLSFCCTLFSPELLTAYDFMQLDQSKDWYDTFISKKAIELGYSNYVLMDTPVLHKPHGSRPWKQLKYKNPLKYYFLKFWKGMDKI is encoded by the coding sequence ATGGCCAAAGCACTTGTAATCACACCTGTCAAAAACTCGATCGAGACCACGCTGGAAACAGCCGAAGCCATCAAGGCATCATCTGTCCCGGTCATCCATAAAATATTCAATGATTTCAGCACGGCAGAAACCAAGGCCGCTCTGGACAAAAATGCCCCAAAGATCGGCTATGAGCTGGTGCATCTGGAAGAGGTCACGGACACTCCTTCTCCCAACTACAAGCTGGTCCTACAGATGGCCCAAAAGGAAGCCGTCAAAAAGCAACTCCCCCTGCTCGTAATAGAATCTGATGTGACGGTACAAAAGGACACCATCGAAAAAATGCTCCAATTCCTTCAAGATCATCAAAACGCCGGCCTCATCGGAGCCATCACGGTAGGCTATGACCAAAAAGTCAATTTCCCATACCTAAAATTCAAGGATGTCACAGAAACGGTCATTGATACGAAGAGGAGTTTGAGCTTTTGCTGTACACTGTTCAGCCCTGAATTGCTGACGGCTTATGATTTTATGCAGCTGGATCAGTCCAAAGACTGGTACGACACGTTTATCTCCAAAAAAGCCATCGAGTTGGGCTATAGCAACTATGTACTGATGGACACCCCTGTCCTTCACAAACCCCACGGCAGTCGCCCTTGGAAACAACTCAAATACAAGAATCCACTAAAATACTATTTCCTGAAATTTTGGAAAGGGATGGATAAAATCTAA
- a CDS encoding glycosyltransferase family 2 protein, whose translation MHSSEQETLVSVVIPCYNQGEYLRETVLSVLGSTYHPLEVIIVNDGSKDDSLQVARAVEKEFPVVRVIDQENGGVSKARNIGIEEANGSIILPLDGDDLISKDYITAAVKVLKAQPAVKVVYSQGVKFDESGEKSWNLKPFSRHQLALDNMIFCSALFRKEDWQKAGKYSEEMRFMGREDWEFWIKMLKDDGEVVQLPFIGFYYRLTPNSKRKKTSNAAIKRKRIAFLNARHAAYFSRELNGPLRFRRSWSKPYNTMLRWLGML comes from the coding sequence ATGCATTCTTCGGAACAAGAAACTCTTGTAAGTGTAGTCATCCCATGTTATAATCAAGGGGAATACCTCAGGGAAACGGTTCTTTCAGTACTTGGCTCCACCTATCACCCTTTGGAAGTGATTATCGTAAACGATGGATCCAAAGACGATTCCCTTCAGGTAGCAAGAGCAGTGGAAAAGGAATTTCCTGTGGTAAGGGTCATTGACCAAGAAAACGGAGGTGTTTCTAAAGCGAGAAATATTGGTATCGAAGAGGCAAATGGCAGTATTATACTTCCGCTGGATGGAGATGATCTTATTTCTAAGGACTACATCACAGCCGCGGTCAAGGTTTTAAAGGCTCAACCAGCCGTAAAGGTGGTCTATAGCCAAGGTGTGAAGTTTGATGAATCAGGGGAGAAGAGTTGGAACTTAAAGCCTTTTAGCCGACATCAATTGGCGCTGGACAATATGATTTTTTGCTCTGCCTTGTTCAGAAAGGAAGACTGGCAAAAAGCCGGAAAGTATTCGGAAGAAATGCGCTTTATGGGCAGGGAAGACTGGGAGTTTTGGATCAAAATGCTGAAAGATGATGGAGAAGTGGTGCAGCTGCCCTTTATTGGGTTTTACTACCGTCTTACGCCAAATAGCAAGCGAAAGAAGACATCCAATGCTGCCATAAAAAGAAAACGAATCGCTTTTCTTAACGCTAGGCATGCAGCGTATTTTTCAAGAGAGCTGAATGGCCCCCTTCGTTTTCGTCGGTCCTGGTCAAAGCCCTACAATACCATGCTGAGATGGTTGGGGATGCTTTAG
- a CDS encoding DUF4421 domain-containing protein: MICAFPSTELRAQIQNDTSYFERFPEMVTGRMYMSRKYTGVDINDRLGEISTLRYRPNSTLNLGVGASYNVFTLNLALGFGFLNPEVGKGDTKYLDAQVHAYPDKWAIDGFAQIYNGYHLVPEGDFAIENENYYYRPDMKVREFGASVKYVFNGEKFSYKAAFLQTEWQKKSAGSLLVGGEVFGGLAKGDSSLIPSQAMIDPSRDFDKLFFVEAGPNIGYAYTLVIDQHYFVMGSATGNIGVGFTNQYGLEKTTNWSVNANYFLKASVGYNSERWAVNANYVYSKVRLAKNNDFNNSILTGNYRLNLIYRFIPGPKGKKVLDAINPYHYLK, translated from the coding sequence ATGATATGTGCCTTTCCATCCACCGAACTGCGGGCGCAAATCCAAAATGACACCAGTTATTTTGAAAGATTTCCAGAGATGGTAACCGGCAGGATGTACATGTCCAGAAAATATACGGGTGTGGACATCAATGATCGGCTGGGAGAAATCTCCACGCTTCGCTATCGGCCCAACTCCACACTAAACCTTGGGGTGGGCGCCTCATACAATGTATTTACCTTAAACTTGGCATTAGGATTTGGCTTTTTGAATCCTGAAGTAGGAAAAGGCGACACCAAGTACCTTGACGCCCAAGTGCACGCTTACCCGGACAAGTGGGCGATTGACGGATTTGCTCAAATCTACAACGGCTACCACCTTGTTCCCGAGGGGGATTTTGCCATAGAAAATGAAAATTATTACTACCGTCCAGACATGAAAGTCAGGGAATTTGGGGCTTCTGTAAAATACGTCTTCAATGGCGAGAAATTTTCCTACAAAGCTGCCTTTCTCCAAACAGAATGGCAAAAAAAATCCGCAGGCTCCTTATTGGTCGGAGGCGAAGTATTTGGGGGATTGGCGAAAGGAGACAGCTCTTTGATTCCCTCACAGGCCATGATCGATCCATCAAGGGATTTTGACAAGTTATTTTTCGTGGAAGCAGGGCCCAACATCGGGTATGCCTACACCTTGGTAATTGACCAGCATTACTTTGTAATGGGCTCAGCTACCGGGAATATCGGGGTAGGGTTCACCAATCAATATGGTCTGGAAAAAACGACCAACTGGTCGGTTAATGCAAATTACTTCCTCAAGGCGAGTGTTGGATACAACTCCGAGCGATGGGCTGTCAATGCCAACTATGTTTATAGCAAAGTCCGATTGGCCAAAAACAACGACTTCAACAATAGTATCCTTACTGGAAATTATCGACTCAACCTCATCTATCGCTTCATACCAGGACCTAAAGGGAAAAAAGTCCTTGATGCCATCAACCCCTACCATTACTTGAAATAA
- a CDS encoding efflux RND transporter periplasmic adaptor subunit — MKKQTKILLIAAIILVIAIIFLFPRFQGGSTSKAPVQTAESAPEETPQLPVNVKEVQPERLENNLNITGNVLSNESVSLRAEITGLVESINFKEGQFVKKGTPLVRLNDNELTAQLDRLEYTKKLYEGQENRQKQLLAREAISQEEYDVILNQYNTTLSDIKLVKAQLDKTVIKAPFDGVVGLRQISAGSVISTTDIIANIVNINPIKIEFSIPERYTSEVRIGSSIRFSNNASDGLKNGKVYAYEPVIDANTRTLTLRAISSNDDRKFLPGMFVNIHFNLGVDENALMVPSESLIPELNGYKLFLVNKEGIVEERKVTIGIRTDRQVQITDGLTPGDLVLTTGVLQAKAGMQVKYNKIN, encoded by the coding sequence ATGAAGAAACAAACGAAAATACTGCTGATAGCAGCCATCATTTTGGTCATCGCTATCATTTTTCTATTTCCACGTTTCCAAGGAGGAAGCACCTCTAAAGCCCCCGTCCAGACGGCTGAAAGTGCCCCAGAAGAAACTCCCCAACTCCCTGTAAACGTCAAGGAAGTACAGCCAGAACGCTTGGAAAACAACCTGAATATAACAGGCAATGTACTCTCCAATGAATCTGTATCCCTACGAGCAGAAATCACTGGACTCGTGGAGTCCATCAATTTTAAAGAAGGGCAATTTGTCAAAAAAGGCACCCCACTGGTACGCCTAAATGACAATGAGCTGACCGCTCAGCTTGATCGTCTGGAGTACACCAAAAAACTATACGAAGGCCAAGAAAACCGCCAAAAGCAATTATTGGCACGTGAGGCCATTAGCCAAGAGGAATATGACGTTATCCTCAACCAATACAACACCACCCTCTCCGATATCAAACTGGTAAAGGCCCAACTCGACAAAACCGTCATCAAGGCTCCTTTTGACGGTGTGGTAGGGTTACGTCAAATTTCAGCCGGCTCTGTCATCAGCACCACGGACATCATTGCGAATATCGTCAACATCAACCCGATAAAAATCGAGTTTTCCATTCCCGAAAGATACACCAGTGAAGTCCGGATCGGCTCCAGCATTCGTTTTTCCAACAATGCCTCAGACGGCCTAAAAAACGGCAAAGTATATGCGTATGAACCAGTCATCGATGCCAACACGCGTACCCTTACACTCCGCGCCATAAGCTCAAATGACGACCGAAAATTCCTCCCAGGGATGTTCGTCAATATCCACTTTAACCTTGGGGTAGATGAAAATGCCCTCATGGTACCGTCAGAGTCATTGATCCCGGAACTCAACGGCTACAAGCTCTTTCTCGTAAATAAAGAAGGTATCGTAGAAGAAAGAAAGGTCACCATCGGGATCCGTACAGACCGCCAGGTACAAATCACCGACGGACTGACGCCCGGAGACTTGGTACTCACCACCGGTGTACTCCAGGCCAAAGCGGGCATGCAAGTAAAATACAATAAAATCAACTGA